One part of the Orenia metallireducens genome encodes these proteins:
- a CDS encoding LacI family DNA-binding transcriptional regulator, protein MATMKDVAKLAGVSVATVSAVINTDSGVNVSDKLTKRVEQAIEELNYRPNRIARALSRKETNTLAHLVPAIDNKFFSQIAKTVEDMAFERGYSVYLCNTESKTDRVELYMKNLLENRVDGIITTLTWEITESDFIETITSEGIAVVGLAGGRIIDEIDTVTINNVDGGAIATKHLIDAGHSHIGFIGVQNSKTTEDRLAGFKKALKESEIDINEDYIELGSEFSRGEGFRLTEKLIKRRPELTAIFVYNDVMGTGVIDKLNELKMDIPEDIAIIGFDDSVATYVRPKLTTMALPKEKMSKLAIDMLFDRIKGSKEEPQHKSVLPKLVKREST, encoded by the coding sequence ATGGCTACTATGAAAGATGTTGCAAAACTTGCTGGCGTTTCAGTGGCTACAGTTTCTGCTGTTATCAATACTGATTCAGGTGTTAATGTAAGTGATAAGCTAACTAAAAGAGTTGAGCAGGCTATAGAAGAATTAAATTATAGACCTAATAGGATAGCAAGGGCTCTTTCTAGAAAAGAAACCAATACCCTTGCTCATCTTGTTCCAGCTATTGATAATAAATTCTTTTCTCAGATAGCTAAAACTGTTGAGGATATGGCTTTTGAAAGAGGATATAGTGTTTATCTATGTAATACTGAAAGCAAAACCGATAGAGTAGAGTTATACATGAAGAACTTATTAGAAAATAGGGTAGATGGAATTATTACTACATTAACTTGGGAGATTACTGAAAGTGATTTTATTGAAACAATAACTTCAGAAGGTATTGCTGTAGTTGGTTTAGCTGGAGGTAGAATAATAGATGAGATTGATACAGTTACAATTAATAATGTGGATGGAGGGGCTATTGCTACTAAGCATTTAATTGATGCAGGTCATTCTCATATTGGCTTTATTGGTGTCCAAAATAGTAAGACAACAGAAGACAGGCTTGCTGGCTTTAAAAAAGCTTTAAAGGAATCAGAAATAGATATAAATGAAGATTATATAGAATTAGGAAGTGAATTTTCTAGAGGAGAAGGCTTTAGACTTACTGAAAAATTAATCAAAAGAAGGCCTGAATTAACTGCTATCTTTGTTTATAATGATGTGATGGGAACAGGAGTTATAGATAAGCTAAATGAGCTTAAGATGGATATACCAGAAGATATAGCCATTATTGGATTTGATGACAGCGTAGCCACCTATGTTAGACCAAAGTTAACTACTATGGCTTTACCTAAAGAGAAGATGTCCAAACTTGCTATAGACATGTTATTTGATAGAATAAAAGGCTCAAAAGAAGAACCACAACATAAAAGTGTATTACCAAAGTTAGTTAAACGAGAATCTACTTGA
- the ylbJ gene encoding sporulation integral membrane protein YlbJ, with amino-acid sequence MKNDINKRAINTKALIAILFTISLIIFSEQAFDAAVSGLHTWWEVVFPALLPFFIMAEILMGLGVVHFMGTLLEPLMQPVFKVPGVGAFAFAMGLASGYPIGAKITGNLRRKKLCTQAEGERLVSFTNTADPLFMIGAVAVGMFGNAKLGTILALAHYISCLIVGIGLRFYNPKENNQDVSRNNDTEGNIFTRAFSELYQARRKDGRSLGQLIGDATKESLNTLLLIGGYIILFSVLTRVLALVGFTKLITAGIVFVLKPFGFDQSLVLPIISGLFEITNGSHLASQSMAPLNQKIIITSGIIAWSGLSVHAQVATMINGTDLRMKPYLWARVFHGIIASLVTYFLFEPLEAISSNLITPVTSLANRVNYTIGYWDHFTKMSSGLLLFLGFLIFTSLTIYFIKKIKLVMFHYSE; translated from the coding sequence TTGAAAAATGATATTAATAAAAGAGCAATCAACACAAAGGCTCTAATTGCGATCTTATTTACAATCTCTTTAATTATATTTTCAGAACAAGCCTTTGATGCCGCTGTAAGTGGCTTGCATACTTGGTGGGAAGTTGTATTTCCGGCACTCCTACCTTTCTTTATTATGGCGGAAATCTTAATGGGACTGGGAGTAGTCCATTTTATGGGGACATTATTAGAACCCTTGATGCAACCTGTCTTTAAGGTCCCTGGAGTTGGTGCTTTTGCTTTTGCTATGGGTCTGGCTTCTGGATACCCTATCGGTGCTAAGATTACTGGTAACTTAAGAAGAAAGAAACTCTGTACCCAAGCTGAAGGAGAGAGATTGGTCTCCTTTACTAATACTGCTGACCCTTTATTTATGATTGGTGCTGTAGCTGTAGGGATGTTTGGTAATGCTAAACTAGGTACTATTTTGGCCCTAGCCCATTATATCTCCTGTCTAATTGTTGGTATAGGTTTAAGATTCTATAATCCCAAAGAGAATAATCAAGATGTTTCTCGTAATAATGATACTGAAGGAAACATCTTTACTAGAGCTTTTAGTGAGCTATACCAAGCTAGAAGAAAGGATGGTAGAAGTTTAGGACAACTGATTGGAGATGCCACTAAAGAGTCTCTTAACACTTTATTATTAATTGGAGGATATATTATCTTATTCTCTGTCTTAACAAGAGTACTTGCTCTAGTTGGCTTTACTAAATTGATAACTGCTGGAATAGTATTTGTCTTAAAACCCTTTGGCTTTGACCAGTCCCTTGTCTTACCTATTATTAGTGGATTATTTGAAATAACCAATGGCTCTCATTTAGCTAGTCAATCTATGGCTCCATTGAATCAAAAAATAATCATCACTAGTGGTATTATTGCTTGGAGTGGATTATCTGTTCATGCACAGGTTGCTACTATGATTAATGGTACTGACTTACGGATGAAACCATATCTCTGGGCAAGGGTATTCCACGGAATAATAGCTAGTCTTGTTACATACTTCTTATTCGAGCCTTTGGAAGCCATCTCTTCTAATCTAATTACACCAGTTACATCTCTAGCTAATAGAGTCAATTATACTATTGGATACTGGGATCATTTTACCAAAATGTCCAGCGGATTACTATTATTTTTAGGATTTTTGATCTTTACATCTTTAACTATCTATTTTATTAAGAAGATTAAACTTGTAATGTTTCATTATTCAGAATGA
- a CDS encoding AbrB/MazE/SpoVT family DNA-binding domain-containing protein, producing the protein MQTIKIRKVGNSYGFTIPKEVMEKYHLKEGEELHLIEENDGFTLTPYDPEFEEWTKSFEKTNQKFKNALKELSK; encoded by the coding sequence ATGCAAACTATAAAAATTCGTAAAGTTGGAAATAGTTATGGATTTACTATTCCTAAAGAAGTCATGGAAAAATATCATTTGAAAGAAGGAGAAGAACTCCATCTTATTGAAGAAAATGATGGTTTTACATTAACTCCTTACGACCCTGAATTTGAAGAATGGACTAAATCTTTTGAAAAAACAAATCAAAAATTCAAAAACGCATTAAAGGAACTATCTAAATGA
- a CDS encoding Rpn family recombination-promoting nuclease/putative transposase, giving the protein MLELQSNVDFTMPFRLLSYMVELLRDRYNNTDKNERERKDFRFPAIISRVLYNGESSWTAINNFKEMFNGYESFGSYLIDFEYILFDINCYLEEELLNTANVISSVFLLDQKKDRQRVIERLRKLANVLKSMNEDITI; this is encoded by the coding sequence TTGTTAGAATTGCAATCAAATGTAGATTTTACGATGCCTTTTAGGCTATTATCCTATATGGTAGAGTTACTTAGGGATAGATATAACAATACAGACAAGAATGAACGAGAAAGAAAAGATTTTAGATTTCCAGCCATTATTTCAAGGGTGCTTTATAATGGAGAAAGTAGCTGGACAGCAATAAACAATTTTAAGGAAATGTTTAATGGTTACGAGAGTTTTGGAAGTTATCTAATTGACTTTGAATATATATTATTTGATATCAATTGTTATTTAGAAGAAGAATTGCTTAATACTGCTAATGTAATTTCTTCAGTATTTTTATTAGATCAGAAGAAAGATAGGCAAAGAGTTATAGAGAGGTTAAGGAAGTTAGCCAATGTATTAAAATCTATGAATGAAGATATAACTATATGA
- a CDS encoding transposase has product MAEDLGLDYNTLIRWRKEYRDNSDLAFPGKGKQKLSPEEEEI; this is encoded by the coding sequence ATTGCTGAAGATTTAGGCCTTGATTATAATACTCTAATTAGATGGCGCAAAGAATATCGAGATAATAGTGATTTAGCTTTTCCAGGCAAAGGAAAACAAAAACTTTCACCTGAAGAGGAAGAAATCTAA